CGCTTAGCGATGGAACGGAATAGGCTTATTTGGCATAAGGAAAGAGAAGCCGGAAGATCGGACGAAATGACAACAATCACCATGCAAACGGTTGTCACACTTGAAAAGGGAATGAAGGGTCCGGCATTTAAGCTGATTATTGACAACCAAGCAACCGATCACCGTCTGCGTGTGTTGTTCCCAACCGCTTTACAGACCGAAACACATAAAGCTGACAGCATTTTTGAAATTGTAACCCGCCCAAATAAGCCAGAGAAGGAATGGGAAAATCCGAGCTTTTGTCATCACCAGCAGCACTTTGCCAGCCTGGCGGATGAAAGAATAGGATTAACCGTAGTGACAGATGGTCTGCAAGAATATGAAATTCTCCCGGAGAATGGCACGATTGCCGTAACCGTGCTTCGATCAACAGCCGAGCTCGGGGACTGGGGTTATTTCCCTACACCTGAAGCACAATGCTTAGGAATGCAAACAGCAGAATGGCAAGTGCTGCCGCATGAAAAAGATGTCATCCAATCGCAGGCATATGTCGATGCGTATCAATACAAAGTTCCTCTTGTGGCTGTTCAGACAAGCATCCATAAAGGTGACTTACCGGAAACATATCAATTTGTTCAAACAGAATCCAATGGACTGGTATGGACATCAATGAGAATAGCGGAAGAGCATGATGATGTAATGATTCGCTGGTTTAATCCAGCCGAAGAAGAGGCTAATCTTAAGGCTGATATAAAGGATTATGAATCCTTTAAGAGTAATATCCTTGAAGAAAATACAGACGATACCCAAGATTCATATGTAGTAGGAAAATATGAAATCATCACACTTGGTTTTCATAAAAAGAGATAGGAGCGGAAAAAAATGACGACAGTAATTCCTGAATCCATGCAAAAACTGATTCAACATGTAAAAGAATTTTTCCCAGAGGATGAAAAATTGCAGATCATGTTCGAGCAATGTTTTGTTAATACGTATACCACTACGTTGAAGAAACAAGAAGATGGGAAGACATTCGTGATTACCGGGGATATCCCGGCGATGTGGCTGCGAGATTCAGCCGCACAGGTAAGACCTTATTTACTGGCTGCTGAAGAGGATGAAGAATTGGCTACGCTACTCGAAGGGGTGATTCGCCAACAGTTTGATTTTATCTTGCATGACCCCTATGCCAATGCGTTTAATCAAACAGCAAATGGGAAGGGACACCAATCAGACCTGACCAAGATGACACCGCATATTTGGGAGCGGAAGTATGAAATTGATTCCTTGTGCTATCCCATACAGCTTGCCTACCTATTTTGGAAGTCAACCGGACGCACGACTCTTATAAACGATACGTTCAAACGGGTGATAGAAACGATTATTCATGTATGGCGGACAGAGCAGGATCATGAAAATCATTCACCTTACCGCTTTGAGCGTACGGATTGCCGTCAGTCTGATACGTTAATCCGGGAGGGCAAAGGAGGGCGGGTTGTTCCAACGGGGATGACGTGGAGTGCTTTCCGTCCAAGTGATGATGCCTGTACTTATGGCTACCTTGTCCCGGCTAATATGTTTGCAGTAGTCGTCTTAGGGTATGCAGCGGAAATGTGTGATGTTCTTAAGGATACGGCATTAAAAGAAGAATGCCTAAAGCTTCGTGAAGAAATTCAAAAGGGTATTGAACAATACGCTAAGCTGGACCACCCGATTCATGGAAACATGTTTGTATATGAAACGGATGGAGAAGGAAGAGTGAATGTAATGGATGATGCCAATGTTCCGAGCCTGCTTGCAGCACCGTACTTAGGCTATCTTCCATATGATGATCCGGCGTATTTAAACACACGGTCCTTCCTTCTAAGCAGGGATAATCCATATTATTACGAAGGAAAATATGCAAATGGAATTGGCAGTCCGCACACTCCTGATCATTATATTTGGCATATCGCGCTGGCGATTCAGGGGATGACCACAACAAGTGAGGCAGAGAAGCAAGAAATTTTAGCATATTTTAAACAAACAGATGGTGAAACCAATTTTATGCATGAAGGCTTTAATGCAGATTGCCCTGAAGAATTTACAAGAGACTGGTTCGCTTGGGCAAATACGATGTTTAGTGAATTTGTTTTAAGTTTAACTGGGAAAGCAGTAAAAGGCAGTCCACTTTATGACCAATTAATGAAGAGCCATAGTAATCTATAAAATTATTCAAGTTAATACTTTGAAAGGGTGATGGATTATGAAAAAAGTTCCATGGATGATAGTTGTTTGTGAATGGATCTGGAGGGCAATCTTGGCGAATCTATACTGGGTTGCCTTTACCATCCTTGGGTTAGGGGTCTTTGGCTTTTTTCCAGCATCCATTGCCCTGTTTACCATTGTCAGGAAGTGGCTAAGGAAAGATAGTGATATACCTGTCTGGGCGACGTTTAAGCAAGTTTATTTTAAAGAATGGAAAAGAAGCAATAAAATAGGCCTTGTATTTTACAGCATTGGCCTTTTTCTCTTTATTGATATTCGTATTGCAGAGCAAGTCATGACGGGTATTTTTGCTAGTTTTCTATTAATTATTTTATATATCTTAGTATTTGTCTTTCTATTGGCTGTTGGTAATTTCCTTTCGCTCTATGTCCATTATCAACTCTCAACGAAAGAATATATAAAACAATCCTTTCTATTTACCTTAACGGGATTACCATCCACGATATGGATCGGAGCAGGATTATTCGTTATTGGCATGCTTTTACTTAGGATGCCAGGCTTACTTCCGTTTATTTCTGGAGTTGCTCCTGCTTATTGGATGATGAGAGTCAACTTAAATCGATATAATCTGCTAGAGAAAAGATTGTCTGGGTCTTAATGGGATGGGCCAGCTATTGTTTAGAAAAATGGAATG
This genomic stretch from Neobacillus niacini harbors:
- a CDS encoding glycoside hydrolase family 125 protein: MTTVIPESMQKLIQHVKEFFPEDEKLQIMFEQCFVNTYTTTLKKQEDGKTFVITGDIPAMWLRDSAAQVRPYLLAAEEDEELATLLEGVIRQQFDFILHDPYANAFNQTANGKGHQSDLTKMTPHIWERKYEIDSLCYPIQLAYLFWKSTGRTTLINDTFKRVIETIIHVWRTEQDHENHSPYRFERTDCRQSDTLIREGKGGRVVPTGMTWSAFRPSDDACTYGYLVPANMFAVVVLGYAAEMCDVLKDTALKEECLKLREEIQKGIEQYAKLDHPIHGNMFVYETDGEGRVNVMDDANVPSLLAAPYLGYLPYDDPAYLNTRSFLLSRDNPYYYEGKYANGIGSPHTPDHYIWHIALAIQGMTTTSEAEKQEILAYFKQTDGETNFMHEGFNADCPEEFTRDWFAWANTMFSEFVLSLTGKAVKGSPLYDQLMKSHSNL
- a CDS encoding YesL family protein; this encodes MKKVPWMIVVCEWIWRAILANLYWVAFTILGLGVFGFFPASIALFTIVRKWLRKDSDIPVWATFKQVYFKEWKRSNKIGLVFYSIGLFLFIDIRIAEQVMTGIFASFLLIILYILVFVFLLAVGNFLSLYVHYQLSTKEYIKQSFLFTLTGLPSTIWIGAGLFVIGMLLLRMPGLLPFISGVAPAYWMMRVNLNRYNLLEKRLSGS